Within the Candidatus Methylomirabilis sp. genome, the region GGGCACCAGCGCCAGGAGGTGGCCGCCCGTCTGGCGGAAGGGGGGGCGCCCGAGGAGGAGGCCCAGCCCTTCGAAGCAGGACGCTCCCACGGCTGCGGCCAGGGCGAAGTGGACCAGCGGCGGGTGAACCGGACCGTCGAACATCAGGGAGGACCCTATCACGCCCCCCGGGCGCACTCAAGGTCGGGAGGGGCCGATGCGAAAAAGGCCCGGGGGAAATGCCCCCGGGCCTCTACCGGCTCGAGCCGCGCCCTACATCCCGGCCATGCCGGCCAGGGCCTTGGCCGCCTTCGCCTCCGCCTCCGCCCGGTAGTGCAGGTTCGCATCCTTGGTGTCTACGGCCTTCTTGTGGCTGGCCTCCGAGGCCTTGTTCAGTTCCTTGGCCACGTTCACCATCGCCTGGCCCGCCGCCTTGGCCTTGGCGTCGGCGATCTTCATCACGGCCCCCTCGGCCTTCGCGATCGCCTCCGCCGCCTCCTTCTGAAGCTTCGGGCACTGGAAGGCCAGCGCGGGTCCCGCGACCAGGAGCACCGCCAGCGCCACCACCACCACCGCTGTCAACCGCCGCATGCCTCTCCTCCTTTCGCTGCGTTCGCTCCGCTCGGGAGCCGTGCCCCGGCCGGGAAAATCCGGCGGGCGCTCCCGGCGCCTACCCTCCACAACTCCGGCTTCCCCCCCGCGGTTCCCGCCTCGTGCCGGGCCAACGAGGTGCACCGAGGATTGCCGCCGAGCCGCGGGTGGCGCCGGCGGCTGCCTCCGAGCGGCCGGGCGGAGTGGGACCCCCTCGGCCTCCTTTCGCAATGCCCCGCATTGCGGAAGGGGCCGAGCGGGTGACGACGCCCGGACGCGCAGGGGGCACGCCGGCGACAGGACCCGCGGCACGACCCTCTCTCGGCGGTGGGCCGGATGGCTTGAGTCGCATTAGGGGGCCTTCAGCAAATTGGCCCTCCTGCACAAGCCACGGCTGGGGTGCCGGGCCAAATGACGAGCATCACGAGGCCCGAGGGAGGAGGCGGCCGGAGGCGTACGGTCTGGTACGTTGAGGACCGCCGACGACCGAGAACGACGTGAGGCGACGTCAGTTGGCCCGGCACTAGGGGGCCTTGCGGATCTTGAGGAAAACCTGGGCGAGACCCGCCTTATCCTGTGCGGAGATCAGGCTGTAGGTCAGGCCCCCCTGCTTCCAGATCAGGAGGCTGTGCTGGTCCGCGTGGGCGAGATACGGCTGCCACGTCTCGATCCGCATCCGGTTGCCCGCCGGAATCGTCAGCTCTCGACCCGGGAGCACGAGGAGGGTGCTCGTCCGCCCCGTCCGGTCCCGGTAGAGAATGGCGACCCCCTTCTCGCCCAGGACCACGGCGGGGTAGGCCTCCAGCAATTCCAGCTCCGCGTCGCCCGCGAAGAGCCGCTCCAGGGGAAGCCCGAGGCTCTCGCGCGCGTACCGGAGGAGCGCCGCGCGGTCCGCCCGCTCCGCGCGCCAGCCGTGGCTCAGCGCGACCCGGGCGTGTTCGGTCACGGAGGCCTGGGTGAGCATCTGGATCGGCTCCGCCCGGCCGGCCAGCAGGAAATAGAGGGACGGCGTCACGACGAGAGCGACGAGGACCGCGGCCGCGGCCGCCGCGCGTCCCGGCGTCGAGAGGAGGTCGGCCAGCCGGCCGCGCAGGCCTGGGCGGGAGCCGAGAAGGGTGGCCACCCGCTCCCGGAGCAGCGCCGGGGCCGCGGGCCGGGATGCGTGCTCCCGGACGAGGTCCCGGACCTGCCGCTCGGCGGTGAGGATCGGCCCGCAGATCGCGCAGGCGCCGGCGTGCCCCTCGACCGCCTCCGCGACGTCGGGCTCCAGCTCCCCGCCCAGGAGGTCGGGCACCAGCGCCTGGATGGCCCGGCACTCGCGCGGCACCGTGCTCATGGCCGGTAATCCTTCAGCATCTCTCGCAGCATCCCCCGCGCCCGGGAGAGGCGGGACTTCACCGTCCCCACCGGGCACCCCTGGATCAGGGCGACCTCCGCCATCGAGCAGCCGAGCAGGTCCGCCAGCAGGACCGCCGTCCGGAACTCCTCGGGCAGCCGGTGGAGCGCGGCGTCCAGGTCGAGCGCCGCGCCCGCCCCCGCTCCGCCAGGGACGGCCGGGTTCGGCGCGCCCGCCCCTCCTTCCACGCCCCCGGGCAGCCCGCCGAAGAGCGCCTGGTCGCGCCCGCGGCGCTTCCGCGCCGTCGAGGAGAGATTCCTCAATATCTGGAACATCCAGGCGCGCAGGTTGGTTCCGGGCGTGAACTGATGCGCAAACCGGAGGGCGCGCAGGTAGGTCTCCTGGACCAGATCCTCGGCCTCCCGGGCGTCGCGGGCGAGCCAGCGGGCCAGCGCGTAGAGACCGTCCAGGTGCTGGAGGGCCTCGCGGCGGACCGGGTCGTCGAGGAGGCTCATCGGCGCGCGCCCGGGGCGCCTTGACAGCCCCTGGCGA harbors:
- a CDS encoding sigma factor-like helix-turn-helix DNA-binding protein, with the translated sequence MSLLDDPVRREALQHLDGLYALARWLARDAREAEDLVQETYLRALRFAHQFTPGTNLRAWMFQILRNLSSTARKRRGRDQALFGGLPGGVEGGAGAPNPAVPGGAGAGAALDLDAALHRLPEEFRTAVLLADLLGCSMAEVALIQGCPVGTVKSRLSRARGMLREMLKDYRP
- a CDS encoding zf-HC2 domain-containing protein — protein: MSTVPRECRAIQALVPDLLGGELEPDVAEAVEGHAGACAICGPILTAERQVRDLVREHASRPAAPALLRERVATLLGSRPGLRGRLADLLSTPGRAAAAAAVLVALVVTPSLYFLLAGRAEPIQMLTQASVTEHARVALSHGWRAERADRAALLRYARESLGLPLERLFAGDAELELLEAYPAVVLGEKGVAILYRDRTGRTSTLLVLPGRELTIPAGNRMRIETWQPYLAHADQHSLLIWKQGGLTYSLISAQDKAGLAQVFLKIRKAP